The following proteins come from a genomic window of Natrinema saccharevitans:
- a CDS encoding COG1361 family protein yields the protein MRRRDYVMAVGSSVGGLGMGTRTQSISLERGCPVGDATTVRPGQDVVFEAAATPGVEPTTAEWTVDGPGAADLAPAAPFWSYTYRTGNPAAHGRFEESGIYEVSVTADGATLSWQVTVTDDAPPAPSVEVTCEPGPDATVTPNESIEVTATAADDHGNFHRLVWQEGRNATYLERVDLSGSTATVTYATTGGDAIWFVGGYPMIAWVVCRDGRTRAVRTDGPSVEALRDVSITGTNDPVHAGEDLVVDAEVAVEGDSTYHAFVEATVELIVGHDPTRVDSETVEVFAGESEPVSLEFTTATVRNTQTFPARLETRHAAAETDVTVIGTEDDGQGHLAVTGLETNAPVTGGDRLEVTVTLANTGEGPASREVELVVGHDPTTVDSRSVTVGAGETTAVTMGYDTYPVENDDEFPVRVRTGDDSASRSVLVSGRDGGDGGDEAQFAVSITGTKAPVSGGDFLAVTATVENVGGTAGSGDVELVVGHSPTVVDTRRVGLEPGETATVRLGYDTYPVANDDTFPVSVRSPHTSDTRTVTVYGTD from the coding sequence ATGCGACGGCGAGACTACGTCATGGCGGTGGGAAGCAGCGTGGGCGGGCTCGGAATGGGGACGAGGACCCAGTCGATCTCCCTCGAGCGGGGCTGTCCGGTCGGCGACGCGACGACGGTCCGGCCCGGCCAGGACGTCGTGTTCGAAGCGGCGGCGACGCCGGGCGTCGAACCGACGACGGCCGAGTGGACGGTCGACGGTCCGGGAGCGGCGGATCTCGCGCCGGCCGCACCCTTCTGGAGCTACACGTACCGGACGGGGAACCCGGCGGCTCACGGCCGGTTCGAGGAGTCCGGCATCTACGAGGTGTCGGTGACCGCCGACGGGGCGACCCTCTCTTGGCAGGTCACCGTCACCGACGACGCGCCGCCGGCCCCGTCCGTCGAGGTGACTTGCGAGCCGGGACCGGACGCGACCGTCACGCCGAACGAGTCGATCGAGGTCACCGCGACGGCTGCCGACGACCACGGGAACTTCCACCGGCTCGTCTGGCAGGAGGGGCGAAACGCCACGTACCTCGAGCGGGTCGACCTGTCGGGATCGACGGCGACGGTTACCTACGCCACGACCGGGGGTGACGCGATCTGGTTCGTCGGCGGTTATCCGATGATTGCCTGGGTCGTCTGTCGCGACGGTCGGACGCGGGCCGTCCGGACCGACGGCCCGTCGGTCGAGGCGTTGCGAGACGTCTCGATCACCGGGACGAACGACCCGGTTCACGCGGGCGAGGACCTCGTCGTCGACGCCGAGGTCGCGGTCGAGGGGGACTCGACGTATCACGCGTTCGTCGAGGCGACCGTCGAGCTGATCGTCGGTCACGATCCGACCCGCGTCGACAGCGAAACCGTCGAGGTGTTCGCGGGCGAGTCCGAGCCGGTCTCCCTCGAGTTCACCACCGCGACGGTCCGCAACACCCAGACGTTCCCGGCCCGCCTCGAGACGCGCCACGCGGCTGCCGAGACCGACGTCACCGTCATCGGCACCGAGGACGACGGGCAGGGTCACCTCGCGGTGACCGGCCTCGAGACGAACGCGCCGGTGACGGGCGGCGATCGGCTCGAGGTGACGGTCACGCTCGCGAACACGGGCGAGGGGCCGGCGAGTCGCGAGGTCGAACTCGTGGTGGGGCACGATCCGACGACCGTCGATAGCCGATCGGTCACCGTCGGCGCGGGCGAGACGACGGCGGTAACGATGGGCTACGATACTTATCCCGTCGAGAACGACGACGAGTTTCCCGTCCGCGTGCGGACGGGCGACGACAGCGCTTCGCGGTCCGTCCTCGTGTCCGGTCGCGACGGGGGCGACGGCGGCGACGAGGCGCAGTTTGCCGTGTCGATTACCGGGACGAAGGCACCGGTGTCGGGCGGCGACTTTCTCGCGGTGACCGCGACCGTCGAAAACGTCGGCGGGACAGCAGGGTCGGGCGACGTCGAACTCGTGGTCGGCCATTCGCCGACGGTGGTCGATACCCGACGCGTCGGGCTCGAACCGGGCGAGACGGCGACGGTCCGGTTGGGCTACGACACCTACCCGGTCGCCAACGACGACACGTTCCCGGTGTCGGTTCGGTCGCCCCACACGAGCGACACCCGGACGGTGACGGTCTACGGGACGGACTGA
- a CDS encoding VNG_1110C family protein — MSNASQLRDSTQIVLPAETLESLEPQLDEAFTVTIASAGEDRRRIIGSPVEIRAVHEFLTRRGVSVR; from the coding sequence ATGTCGAACGCGTCGCAGCTGCGTGACAGCACCCAGATCGTGCTTCCCGCGGAGACCCTCGAGTCCCTCGAGCCGCAGCTCGACGAGGCGTTCACCGTCACGATCGCGTCGGCCGGCGAGGACCGCCGTCGGATCATCGGCAGTCCCGTCGAGATCCGAGCGGTCCACGAGTTTCTCACCCGCCGCGGCGTCAGCGTCCGCTGA
- a CDS encoding tRNA(Ile)(2)-agmatinylcytidine synthase, whose product MTVVGIDDTDSRERGMCTTYVAATIAERLRRDHGASVSRLLLVRLNPAVEYKTRGNAALAIHTDCDSETAFAVARDRLEALSETADERTNPGLVVADHRPDDVADAVCRFSRAAIRDHLEIDDAAALVDDCGYRSWHAGDGRGRIGAVAAVGAWAALSEWTYEYITYREPERWGTPRDVDHESVFAAADWGYPAVWDTVDRGEDETVCVPHTPGPILHGIRGDDPDAVRAVARRIEGEPAAASQLFVTNQGTDVHLRNGTIAEVRNGRAYRLPGRVASEPETRRGGHVFVDLEPPEAGESAATAATERLSCAAFEPTKRFRDRVRALRVGDRITACGEVADGTIKLEKLAVRDLVRTERVTPTCPDCDRRMKSAGRNQGYRCRDCGTSRDEKAIRRLERALEPGWYEVPPCARRHVAKPLVRGGFDAPTHPER is encoded by the coding sequence ATGACCGTCGTCGGGATCGACGATACCGACTCGCGCGAGCGCGGCATGTGTACGACCTACGTCGCCGCGACGATCGCCGAGCGACTGCGACGGGATCACGGAGCGTCAGTTTCCCGACTTCTCCTCGTCCGCCTCAATCCCGCCGTCGAGTACAAGACGCGAGGGAACGCCGCGCTGGCGATCCATACCGACTGCGATTCCGAGACGGCGTTCGCCGTCGCCCGCGACCGCCTCGAGGCGCTTTCCGAAACCGCCGACGAACGCACGAATCCCGGGCTGGTCGTCGCCGATCACCGCCCCGACGACGTGGCCGACGCGGTGTGCCGATTCTCGCGGGCGGCGATCCGCGATCACCTCGAGATCGACGACGCCGCGGCGCTCGTCGACGACTGCGGCTATCGGTCGTGGCACGCCGGCGACGGTCGGGGCCGCATCGGCGCGGTGGCCGCCGTCGGCGCGTGGGCGGCCCTTTCGGAGTGGACCTACGAGTACATCACCTACCGCGAGCCGGAACGGTGGGGAACGCCTCGCGACGTCGATCACGAGAGCGTCTTCGCGGCGGCCGACTGGGGGTATCCCGCGGTCTGGGACACCGTCGACCGCGGCGAGGACGAGACCGTCTGCGTCCCGCACACGCCGGGCCCGATCCTGCACGGGATCCGCGGCGACGACCCGGACGCGGTCCGGGCGGTCGCCCGGCGGATCGAGGGCGAACCGGCCGCCGCGAGCCAGCTGTTCGTGACCAATCAGGGGACCGACGTCCACCTTCGGAACGGGACGATCGCCGAGGTGAGAAACGGGCGGGCCTACCGGCTCCCGGGTCGAGTCGCCAGCGAACCCGAGACCCGCCGCGGCGGCCACGTCTTCGTCGACCTCGAGCCGCCCGAGGCCGGCGAGAGCGCAGCGACCGCAGCCACCGAGCGACTGAGCTGTGCCGCCTTCGAACCGACGAAGCGGTTCCGCGATCGGGTACGGGCGCTCCGGGTCGGCGATCGAATTACGGCCTGTGGCGAAGTGGCGGACGGCACGATCAAACTCGAGAAGCTGGCGGTCCGCGACCTCGTCCGCACCGAGCGGGTGACGCCGACCTGTCCCGACTGCGACCGGCGGATGAAAAGCGCCGGTCGGAACCAGGGGTACCGCTGCCGGGACTGCGGGACGAGCCGGGACGAGAAGGCGATCCGACGCCTCGAGCGCGCCCTCGAGCCCGGCTGGTACGAGGTGCCGCCGTGTGCGCGCCGCCACGTCGCGAAGCCGCTGGTCCGGGGCGGGTTCGACGCGCCGACGCACCCGGAGCGATAG
- a CDS encoding transcriptional regulator produces the protein MSRSAMVGNVTAMLEDAGFVVSDRCAIRPKSFDIAARRGDDLLLVKILANIDAFNEATGHEMRRLGTYLRATPLVIGLRSRDEDLKPDVTYFRHGVPVLSPDTAYNLFIEEVPPLIYAAPGGLYVNIDGDLLADEREDRDWSLGQLASELGVSRRTVSKYEDGMNASVEVAMELEDLFEAPLTSPVDVLEGADDVHESEATPDDPAADPDDEQVVAVFTRAGYSVHPTVRSPFTAVSEDEDDSDVVLTGHSEFTKAAEKRARIMSSIGHVTRTRSVYVVDRAKQDNVDGTALVERDELADLRNADELRDVIRERADYEEAA, from the coding sequence ATGTCCCGCTCCGCAATGGTCGGCAACGTGACCGCGATGTTAGAGGACGCGGGATTCGTGGTAAGCGACCGGTGTGCGATCCGGCCGAAGAGCTTCGATATCGCCGCGCGTCGCGGCGACGATCTGCTGTTGGTCAAGATCCTCGCGAACATCGACGCGTTCAACGAAGCGACCGGCCACGAGATGCGGCGACTGGGGACCTACCTCCGGGCGACGCCGCTGGTCATCGGCCTGCGGAGTCGCGACGAGGACCTGAAACCCGACGTCACCTACTTCCGACACGGCGTGCCGGTCCTCAGTCCCGACACGGCGTACAATCTCTTCATCGAGGAGGTCCCGCCGCTGATCTACGCCGCTCCCGGCGGCCTCTACGTCAACATCGACGGCGACCTGCTGGCCGACGAACGCGAGGACCGCGACTGGAGCCTCGGACAACTCGCCAGCGAACTCGGCGTCTCCCGCCGGACCGTCTCGAAGTACGAGGACGGCATGAACGCCTCCGTCGAGGTCGCGATGGAACTCGAGGACCTCTTCGAGGCACCGCTGACCAGTCCCGTCGACGTCCTCGAGGGGGCCGACGACGTCCACGAGAGCGAGGCGACGCCGGACGACCCCGCGGCGGACCCGGACGACGAACAGGTCGTCGCCGTCTTCACCCGGGCCGGCTACAGCGTCCATCCGACGGTCCGCTCGCCGTTTACCGCGGTCAGCGAGGACGAAGACGACAGCGACGTCGTCCTGACCGGCCACTCCGAGTTCACCAAGGCCGCGGAGAAACGCGCCCGGATCATGAGTTCGATCGGCCACGTGACCCGCACCCGTTCGGTCTACGTCGTCGACCGCGCGAAACAGGACAACGTCGACGGCACCGCTCTGGTCGAACGCGACGAACTCGCCGACCTCCGGAACGCCGACGAACTCCGCGACGTCATCCGGGAACGCGCCGACTACGAAGAGGCGGCCTGA
- a CDS encoding glutaredoxin family protein: MADITMYELPGCPYCAKVRSKLDELDLEYDTIEVPRSHGDRTEVETVSGQTGVPVIVDEANGIDGMSESDDIVEYLEKTYSSGAT; the protein is encoded by the coding sequence ATGGCAGACATCACGATGTACGAACTCCCCGGCTGCCCGTACTGTGCAAAGGTCCGCTCGAAACTCGACGAACTCGACCTCGAGTACGACACCATCGAAGTGCCCCGCTCCCACGGCGATCGGACGGAAGTCGAGACGGTCAGCGGCCAGACCGGCGTGCCGGTCATCGTCGACGAGGCCAACGGGATCGACGGGATGTCGGAGAGCGACGACATCGTTGAATACTTGGAGAAGACCTACAGTAGCGGCGCGACCTGA
- a CDS encoding NCS2 family permease, with amino-acid sequence MGALDSLAAYFRFGDHETDLETESIAGLTTFLAMSYIIVVNPIILGEAISLEGYRSGEVTQMITVATILSSVVAMLVMAFWANRPFGLAPGMGLNAFFAYTVVLGLGVPWQVALAAVFVEGIVFIVLTAVGARRYIIELFPEPVKFAVGAGIGVYLLFLGLQEMQLVVDNPDTLVSLGNVATSAVAALSVAGLALMLVLHARGIRGSIVIGILVTAVAGWLLTALDVVSPGTLTPPGSYEQMTNEGLLGLIANVQYDFTPLVAGFVDGLGMITDDPLVFVLVVFTFFFVDFFDTAGTLIGVSQIGGFLDEDGDLPEIEKPLMADAIGTTVGAMIGTSTVTTYIESSTGVEEGGRTGFTALVVGVLFFLSLLLVPLISAIPQYASYLALVVVGIIMLQGVTDIDWQHPAWAISGGLTITVMPMTASISNGLAAGIMSYPLVKGAMGEADDVSAGQWALALAFVVYFAVYFAVDAGMLSF; translated from the coding sequence ATGGGGGCACTCGACTCGCTCGCAGCGTACTTCCGATTCGGCGACCACGAGACCGACCTCGAGACGGAATCGATCGCGGGGCTGACGACGTTCCTGGCGATGTCGTACATCATCGTCGTCAACCCGATCATCCTCGGCGAGGCGATCTCGCTCGAGGGCTACCGTTCGGGCGAGGTCACGCAGATGATCACCGTCGCGACGATCCTCTCGTCGGTGGTCGCCATGCTCGTGATGGCGTTCTGGGCGAACCGGCCGTTCGGCCTCGCGCCCGGGATGGGACTGAACGCCTTCTTCGCGTACACGGTCGTCCTCGGGCTCGGCGTCCCGTGGCAGGTCGCGCTCGCGGCCGTCTTCGTCGAGGGGATCGTCTTCATCGTCCTGACTGCCGTCGGCGCGCGTCGCTACATCATCGAACTGTTCCCCGAACCGGTCAAGTTCGCCGTCGGGGCCGGGATCGGCGTCTACCTGCTCTTTCTCGGCCTCCAGGAGATGCAACTCGTCGTCGACAACCCGGACACGCTCGTTTCGCTGGGCAACGTCGCGACCAGCGCCGTCGCGGCGCTGTCGGTCGCCGGGCTCGCGCTGATGCTCGTCTTACACGCCCGCGGTATCAGGGGCTCGATCGTCATCGGAATCCTCGTTACCGCCGTCGCCGGCTGGCTCCTGACGGCCCTCGACGTCGTCTCGCCGGGGACGCTGACGCCGCCCGGAAGCTACGAGCAGATGACCAACGAAGGCCTGCTTGGCCTGATCGCGAACGTCCAGTACGACTTCACGCCGCTGGTCGCCGGCTTCGTCGACGGCCTCGGCATGATCACCGACGATCCGCTCGTCTTCGTGCTGGTCGTGTTCACGTTCTTCTTCGTCGACTTCTTCGACACGGCCGGAACGCTCATCGGCGTCTCCCAGATCGGCGGCTTCCTCGACGAGGACGGCGACCTCCCCGAGATAGAGAAACCGCTGATGGCCGACGCGATCGGGACCACGGTCGGCGCGATGATCGGGACCTCGACGGTGACGACCTATATCGAGTCCTCGACCGGCGTCGAAGAGGGCGGCCGGACCGGCTTCACCGCGCTCGTGGTCGGCGTCCTCTTTTTCCTGTCGCTGCTGCTCGTGCCGCTAATCAGCGCGATCCCGCAGTACGCCTCCTATCTGGCGCTGGTCGTCGTCGGAATCATCATGCTACAAGGCGTCACCGACATCGACTGGCAACACCCCGCATGGGCGATCTCGGGCGGGCTGACGATCACGGTCATGCCGATGACCGCGTCGATCTCGAACGGGCTCGCCGCCGGGATCATGAGCTACCCGCTCGTCAAGGGCGCGATGGGCGAGGCCGACGACGTCTCGGCCGGGCAGTGGGCGCTCGCTCTCGCCTTCGTCGTTTACTTCGCCGTCTACTTCGCCGTCGACGCCGGGATGCTCTCGTTCTGA
- a CDS encoding potassium channel family protein: MRFVIVGYGRVGSRTARILAEEGHDVVVVDNDTDRIERAGDDGFETRHGDGADEDVLVDADIGTADAIGAFTPDLNANFAACMVGTHHGCRTVLRIDEDYREDIYEKYAAEVDEIIYPERLGAAGAKTALLGGDFNVVADLAANLQLTVLEIREGSPAVGKRMSELDLPEAARIYAHGRAREPLTIPLPGTELAVGDEVAIVTEADRAADVRSSLLPAGARTSR; encoded by the coding sequence ATGAGGTTCGTCATCGTGGGGTACGGGCGAGTCGGCTCCCGGACCGCGCGCATCCTCGCTGAGGAAGGCCACGACGTCGTCGTCGTCGACAACGACACGGACCGGATCGAACGCGCCGGCGACGACGGGTTCGAGACGAGACACGGCGACGGTGCCGACGAGGACGTCCTCGTCGACGCCGATATCGGGACCGCCGACGCGATCGGTGCGTTCACGCCCGATCTCAACGCCAACTTCGCGGCCTGTATGGTCGGCACGCACCACGGTTGTCGGACCGTCCTGCGGATCGACGAGGACTACCGCGAGGACATCTACGAGAAGTACGCCGCGGAGGTCGACGAGATCATCTACCCCGAGCGGCTGGGTGCGGCGGGCGCGAAGACGGCGCTTCTGGGCGGCGACTTCAACGTCGTCGCCGACCTCGCGGCGAACCTCCAGCTGACCGTCCTCGAGATTCGAGAGGGATCGCCCGCAGTCGGGAAGCGGATGAGCGAACTCGACCTGCCCGAGGCCGCGCGAATCTACGCACACGGGCGCGCTCGCGAACCGCTGACCATCCCGCTACCCGGGACCGAACTCGCGGTCGGCGACGAGGTCGCGATCGTCACCGAGGCCGACCGCGCGGCCGACGTTCGATCGTCGCTGTTGCCTGCAGGCGCCCGAACCTCGCGGTAG